The sequence CTATTTTAAAAATCGAATTAGTGATGAAAAAAGGAGATGTAGAGCTAACATATAATCAAGAGGTACACATAAGAAATGTTCCTTAACAAAAAAGGCTCATTGATTTTTATTGTTTTTTTGCTTATATTATTTGCGTTTGTTGGCGCTATGATTGTAAGTCTTTTATCCAGTAGCAGCGTTTCTTCATCTGAAGATTTAATATCATCACAGGCATTCTACCTGGCTGAAAGTGGTAAAGAAATTGCTATAGAAAGGTGTGTAAACGAAGGATTTTGCGACAATGCAACATATACCTTAGATAATGGAGAAATGGTTGTGGTTTTTGTGTCTAATGCCTCGATAACAATAGACAATGGTTCAAATTCAATACTGTATGAATCAACAAGTGAAGGAAAATTGGAAGATACAAAACGTAAGATAGAATTCAAATTCTGGAAATGATATGTATAAAGAGTTTTTTGGCTTTGACGATGATCCATTTAGATTAACTCCAGACCCTGGTTTTTTTTATAGCTCCGAGGAACACGATGATGCCATAAAAACTATAGAGTACGCCATAAAAGCAAGAAAAGGATTGTTTGTTTTAGTGGGTGAAGTAGGAGTTGGAAAAACTACATTAAGCAGGGTATTGCTCAACAAATTAATAAATGTTGAAGTAAGCCTACTTTTAAATCCATTTTTATCCGCTGATGAAACACTGAATTATATCGCCACAGATTTTGGACTAAAAATAGAAGGCAAGGACAGGGGTAAAATATTTCAAGAGCTTGTAGACTTTTTTGTCGGATTATACAAATCCAATAAAAACGCCCTTATAATAGTTGATGAATCCCAACATATGAGCTTTGAGTCCATGGAAATGCTTAGACAGATCTCAAATATAGAAATGGAGAATGCCAAACTCGTTCAAATATTGCTCGTTGGCCAAAGCGAGCTAATAAATAAACTAAATCAAGACAAATACAGACAGATAAAACAACGTGTGGCCTATTGGGTTTACTTGAAGGGATTAAGCCTTGAAGAAACAAAGGCCTATATAGAGTTTAGAACAAATCAAGCCTTGAAATATAGGAAAACAATATTTAAAGACAAAGCAATTAAATATATATATAAGCTAACAAAGGGTAACCCTAGAGAAATAAACCAACTTGCCGAAACCTGCCTAATACTGGCGGCAGCAAACAAAAAGAAAAAGATATCGCCAAAAGAAGTCGTACTTGCGGCAAAGGAATATTACAAATTCGATAAAAAACGCTTATTAAAATTGGGTTTGGTATGGTTGTTTAGATGAGTTTAATCGCAAAATCTTTAAAAAGGCTTGAAGATAACAAAAAGAAAAAAAGTGGTGGTGTTTTCCAGAGAAAAAACAGCTTTGATGTATTTTTTAGTGAGTTAACAATTTACGCGTCTCTTGTTGTAGTTTTGGTTTTAATCTTTTCCCTCTATTCTTTCAAATTATACAAAAAGGTTGAAAAACAGCTTAGGTCTAAGGATTTTTCGGTTGTAGAAAAACTTAAAAATGATATTGATATAGCCGAAAAAAAATTAAAAAGTAAAAGTTTTGTAAAAAAACATAGTTGCGAATACCTATTGGAAATTGGTAAATTAAATCAGATGTATGAAATGGCAAAAAAGAAAAATGACATAAAATACATAAGCATATACTATGCCAAGACAAATCAAGAGGATAAAGCTATAAAGAACCTAAAAGTATATCTTAAAAATCATCCAAATGATGAACAGGCTATAGCTTATCTCTCTTATGCATTAATGAAAAAAAAGAAATACAGACAAGCCTTGAATGAACTAAACAAAATAAGATCGGACAGATATGAGCTATTTCTTGACAAGGCTGTAATTTTTGAGTTAATGGGTGATATGAAAAATGCTTTAAAAAACTATTCCATAGTCTTAAAGAAAACACATGACAAGTCTTTAAAAAATATGATAGAAGCCAAAATAGCTGTTTTAAGGCTTGTGAAGGATTAATCATGGATTTCAATCTGAGATGCTCAATTGCAATAGGGCCTTCTGAAATTGATGTTTGCCTGATAAGAAAAAAAGGCAAAAATAGCGTTATAGAAAGCCTTGCCTTTTATGAGTTTGAGGATGAAAAAGAGATAAACAATATCATAGATAGCATAGCAGAAAATTTACCAAAAGACGTTTTAACAAACGTATCATTTAAACATTCATCAATAATAGAACACATTTATTTTTACAAAAGTAACTCAGATATACGCTCAAGTCTTTATAAAGATTTAAAGAGAGACTACGAAATAGAACTTAAAGATTACATTATAGATTATGAAGAAAACAAGTTTGAAGAAAAAAATCTGATATATGTGGCAGCCATGCCACGCAGTGTTCTTAACTTTTATTACAGTATTCTATCCAAACACAAAAATATAAAACTATATAGTTTCGAAACTCACAGCGTATCTTTACGAAGAGTTGTAGGTAATTTCTTGGGAGATGGATATATATTGGGTTGCGCTATATTTAAAGATTACTCAACTATTTCAGCCTGCAAAGATGGAAAAGCTTTAGCCTTCAGAAATCTTAGATATTCATGGAATGAACTTGTTGGTTCATTAGCTAAATCAGGGGGCATATCTAAAAAAGAGGCAGAAAACCTACTTCAAAAAAAGGGTTTCGAGACAGTAGACGAAAAAAATCAAGAAGAACAGCTCATATATGAAAGCATATCTGGAGTATTTGACCAATTTACCATAGAAATACAACGTACAATAGATTATATAACAACCGTTCAAAAGATAGGCAAAATAGAAAAAATTGTTACAATAGGCCAAATAAACAAGGTAAATAACATAAACAAATACATATCACGCCTATTTTCTTTAGAAACAGTTGAATTCAAGCCCCAAAAGCTTATAGAGTTTGGTCAAGATATAGATTCTTCCATTCTGGACAACACAAGCTATTTTGAAATATGCGTAGGGGCAGCCTTGAGAGAGATAAAATGAAAGAGATAAATTTTCTACCACAAGAAAAACGATTCTCCTATAAGCAATACATAATAAAAAAAGGTGTTATAGCGGCTTTTATACTTAACATTGTCTTTCTTATACTCGTATTTTCCATAAACTCCTACATAAATGCAAAACTCAAACAATGCATTTTGCAAAGAAAAGACTACATAAACAGACTTTCCTCCATAGACTCAAAGCTTACCCAATACAGCAATAACTATAAAGTGCTTTTAAGAAAACTCAGTAAACTCAAAAAGGAAGAGGTAAGGCTAAAAAGTCTAGTGTTCGTAAGACGTTCAGCCTTCTCCTCGACTATTATTTATCTTAACACTTTTACTAAAGGCATAAATTTCGAAAGTGTTAGCTACAACAACGGATATTTTAAATTTAAGGGTATAACAGACACACTTAAAGATTTTCAAAGATTTTATTACATGCTTGAAAAAAATATTTCAATAAAATCTCTAAAGCTCTATTCTGTAAAAAGAAAAGAACAGGTTTATGAATTTGAAATTAGCTACGAGGTATCGTTTTGAAGTTTAATGGACTAAAAGAGATTGGTTTTAGAGAGTTTATCATACTCATTATAGTGCTTATAGTAGCTATAGATGTATTTTTTATAAAAGCCATTATGCCTACCCTTGCAAAACAAAGGGCGGCTCTACTCAGCAAATGCAATAGATATGAATCAAAAATTTACTCTCTCATCAACTCCATAGAGAGCAGAAAGGATGTCTTTAGAAAGATAGCAAAAACCAAAGAAGCGGTTGAAACCTATAAAGAACAAATATCTTTACTAAAAAATAAAAAAGTTAGCATTTTGGATGTAGGCAACATGATAAAAGCACTATTTTTAAAAAGTGGTATAAATGTAATGTCTTTTAAAGTAGAAGGCATCGAAAATCAAAGGTATAGAATTATCTATAAATTCAATGTTAAAATTAATGATACGCTCGAAAATATAGTCTATTTCCTTGATACAGTTGAAAACTATTCAAATAATATGCAAATACCGTCATATGAGATTTCAAAAAAAGATGATATTTATAATGCTAAATTAAAAATAGAATACGTTCAGGTGAACATGCAATGAGATTACTTTTCTTAGCCTTTATTATTTTCTTCATTACTCCGCTAGCATTTGGTGGAGGGTTTCCCATATTTAAATTACCATCAAATGAAAAATATAAACTATTTGAATATTCACCCGAGAAAGAAATCCAAAACAAAAATATTAAAATACAAAAGAAAAAACCCGATTTTGAGTTCAAAATCTACGGCGTTTTTATATCGGATGGACAAAAGATTGTTTTGATAGGTAAAAAAATTTACAAAGAAGGCGACAAAATTGGTGATTACACCATAAAAAAGATAGAAAACAGCAAAGTAGTTTTATCAAAAGACTCAAGAGAAATAGTAAAAACCATTTCAAATGACACAAACCCTTTGTTATTCGACAACGATACCCTAAAAACCCCGTAATCTTTACACCTTTCAGGCGCAGAAATTGGCAAGCTACTTGACATAAAAAACACCTAAATTGTATAAACAACATGTCGGGTCAAGGAAGTCCGGTGTAAATCCGGCGCTGCCCCCGCAACTGTGAGGCTGACGAAACCCTAACTAAGCCACTGTCGAGAGAGGCTCCTAAAGGGGTCGCTCGATGGGAAGGCCAGGGAAGTAGGATGAAGCCGAGCCAGGAGACTTACCCGACAATAAAACGAACGGGAGGTTCAATATGAGAACTACAAGCCCACCTTAATAATCCCCTTTTCAAAATATTTAACCACACATAGCCAAAGGGGGATATTGTGTTTTCAAGAATTGTAAAAAGAGACGGTCGTATAGTTGAGTTTGATTCCGAAAAAATAACTACAGCCATAACTAAAGCGGGTAAGGCAACAGGTGAGTTTGACTACGAAACAGCAAAAAAGCTTACCATAAAAGTATTAGACCTTGCCTATAGGTTTTTCAAAGGCAAAACACCAACGGTTGAGGAAATTCAAGATATTGTTGAGGAGGTATTACTTTCATCGCCGTTTAAAAAAACGGCCAAGGCTTACATCATTTACAGAGAACAGCACGCCCAATTAAGGGAGTTTAAAAACAGAGCGGATGTTGAACTGGTTGAGCAGTATCTAAACAAGCTGGACTGGGAAGTTAAAGAAAACTCGAACATGAGTTTTTCCTTGCAAGGCCTTAACAACTACATCTCATCGGCCATTACAAAAACCTATTGGCTCAACAAAATCTACCCCAAAGAGATAAGAGAAGCCCACTTAAGCGGTGATTTTCATATCCATGATCTAAACTCATTGAGCGTGTACTGTGTTGGATGGGACTTGCAGGATCTGCTTATCAAAGGTTTCAGAGGGGCAAAGGGCAAGGTCTCAAGCAAACCCGCAAAGCATTTTAGGTCTGCTTTGGGTCAGATTGTAAACTTTTTCTATACCCTGCAGGGCGAATCGGCGGGCGCTCAGGCTTTTTCAAACTTTGACACCTATTTAGCGCCATTTGTTGCATACGACAATTTAAGTTACAAAGAGGTAAAACAGGCCCTTCAGGAGTTCATTTTCAATGTCAATGTCCCAACGCGTGTGGGTTTTCAATGTCTCTCTGAAGACACAAAAATACTTTCCTCACAGGGCTGGAAGACTTGGCAAGAAGTAAACGAAGGAGATTTAATTTATACTTTTAATATTCAAACAAAACAAATCGAAATAAAAAAGGTTGAAAGTGTTTTTAGAAGAGAATACAAAGGCAAAATGTATAATCTGCTTAATCGCAGTCAGAATCAACTTATTTCCCCGGGTCATCGCATAGTAAGACAAGTATTTAATCAAGATAGATATATCTTGGAACCCATTGAAGACATATTGAAATTAAAATCTCCAATTTCTATTCCAACTCCAGCAGCAGCCTGCAATATCAATACCGATATAGATATCAGCGATGAGAAATTGAAAATATTGGCTTTGGTGTTATCTGAAGGCTCTATTGAGAAAACAGGAAGTCATAGAGTAAGTATTTATCAATCCTCAACAGCCCATCCATCCTATTACAAAGAGATTATAGAACTTTTAGAAAACATGGGATTAGAATTTCAAGAAAGAACACAAACAAGTTTAGGGAGTTGCGAGCATATAAGGCTTCTGCCAAAATCAAGTAAAATCATTCATCAATGGTTAGGAACAAATAAGAAGAAGTTTCCTGAATTTCTCTTTAGGCTTAGCCAAAGGCAAGCGCGTGTATTCTTAGAGACATACACAAAAGGAGACGGATGGAATGAAACCAACAGAACAAGAATAACTACTACTAACAAAGAGAATGCGGAAGCACTATCTGTCATTGCTGTTTTGGCCGGGTATAATGTTAATATTAAAGAACGAAATGTTTCTGGTGGTATTTCTAAGAAAAAACAATACATTCTGACACTAACAGAGACAAAAAACGACTATATCCAAAGTATAAAAGAAGTTGATTATGAAGGGATAATATGGTCTGTGCACACAGTAAATGAAACAGTTATTGCGCAAAGGAATGGACAAGTATTTATTACAGGCAATACACCGTTTACAAACCTAACACTTGATCTAAAAGTTCCCGATTTTATGAAGAATCAGGCCGTCATCATAGGCGGGAAAATCGCAAACCATACATACGGCGAGTTTCAAAATGAGATGGACATGATAAACAGGGCGTTTATGGAGATAATGAGCGAGGGTGATGCTGACGGCAGAGTGTTTACATTCCCCATACCGACATACAACATAACAAAGGATTTTGATTGGGATAACCCGAACTTAGAACCCCTATGGCAGGCAACGGCCAAATACGGCATTCCGTATTTTGCAAACTTCATAAACTCAGATATGAGCCCAGAGGATGCGCGCTCGATGTGCTGCAGGCTCAGGCTCGATACAAGGGAGCTAAAAAAGAGGGGCGGCGGGCTGTTCGGTGCCAATCCACTTACAGGCTCAATAGGTGTGGTCACCATAAATCTACCACGCATCGCCTATCTGTCATCCTCAGAAGGTGAGTTTTTTGAAAGACTCAACTCATTAATGGAACTCGCAAAGGATTCTCTTGAGATAAAACGGAAGATACTGGAAAGGTTTACCGAATCAAGTCTCTATCCATACTCAAAATTCTACTTATCTTCTATAAAGGATAGATTTGATGAGTATTGGAAAAACCACTTCTCCACCATAGGCCTCATTGGAATGCATGAGGCATGCCTGAATCTCATCGAATCACCAATAACAAGCCGAGAAGGCCAGGCATTTGCTAAAAAAACATTGGATTTTATGAGGGAAAAACTTGAGCAGTTTCAGCAAGAGACGAGCAATAATTACAACTTAGAGGCAACCCCTGCAGAAGGCACATCCTACAGATTGGCAAAGTTGGACAAAGAAAGGTATCCAGGCATAAAAACATCCGGAGACACATCAAGGCCATACTACACAAACTCATCTCAACTTCCTGTAAATTATACAGACGATGTGTTTGAAGCGTTAGAACTTCAGGATGAATTACAAACAAAATACACAGGTGGTACAGTTTTACATGTATTTTTAGGAGAAAGGCTGTACGACACAAAATCTGTAAGGCTGCTCATAAAAACTACATTTGAAAACTATAAACTTCCTTACCTTACACTTACTCCAACTTTTTCTATCTGCCCTAAGCACGGATACATAGCAGGCGAACATTTGGAATGTCCGATATGCAAAAGCGAAAAAGAAGAAATAGAAAACCAAATAAATAAGCTAAAAGCCATGTTAAAGGAGACAAGCTGATGAGCAGAGATGAGATTTTAAAGAAAATAAAAGAATTGGAAGAGAAAAAAAAGGATATGAAAGTGGAAAGATGTGAGGTTTATTCGCGCGTTGTAGGATACTTACGCCCAGTGCAGCAGTGGAACGATGGCAAACAGGAGGAGTTTAGCCAAAGAAAAAGCTTTAAGGTTGTTTGATGTTTGGCGGACTGCTGAGATTTTCACTTATAGATTATCCAGGGGAGCTTGCTGCTGTTGTTTTTACCCTAGGATGTAATTTTAGATGCCCCTACTGCCACAATCCGGAATTGATAGATGGAACGTCTGCAAGAATTGATGAGGGTGAGATACTTTCTTTTTTAGAAAAAAGAAAAGGTAAGCTAACCGCCGTATCCATAACAGGAGGAGAGCCTACACTTCACAAAGACAGGCTTTTCAAGTTTATACAAAAACTAAAAAAGTTGGGTTACAAGGTTAAATTAGATACCAATGGCACAAATCCAGAAATAATAAGCAAGCTTCTAAACTCAAATCTACTGGATTACATAGCAATGGATGTAAAAGCTCCGTTAGAAAAATACAGTGATGTAGTTGATGTTAAAGTTAATATAGAGGCAATAAAAACCAGTATAAACACAATCAAAAATAGCCAAATAGCTTATGAATTCAGAACAACCGTTGTCAGAGATATTATAACCCAACAAGACATAGATGAAATATCAAAAATCATTCAGGGCTCGAATCTCTTTTGCATTCAAAACTTTATACCATCAAAAACCTTAAATCCGTTATTTAAAGAAAAAAGCGGGTATTCAAACAAAGAGCTGGAAGAAATGAAAAAAAATGCCCAAAAATGGGTAAAAAATTGTATTTTGAGGTAGGAGGTAAAAATGAGCTTAAAAAGAATATTGGCTTTTAGCTGCGCAGTTTTACTATTTGTTAACACATCCCATGCCGCGGATAGTTTAGATAATACAATAGTCGTTACAGCAACAAGGACACAGGCAAAGATAGCAACAACCCCATCCAAGGTTAACGTTATAACATCAAAACAACTAAAAGATGGTGAGATTATATACATCAAAGATGCTTTAAAAGAAATAGAAGGATTATCTTTAACATCAAATGGCGCATTTGGAGGACAAACAAGCGTTTACATGAGGGGATTACCAACATATTACACAAAAACCTTAATAGATGGAATTGATGTGTCTGATCCATCTAAAACTCAGCCATATTACAATTTTGCCAATCTGACCCCAGAT comes from Hippea maritima DSM 10411 and encodes:
- a CDS encoding ExeA family protein, with product MYKEFFGFDDDPFRLTPDPGFFYSSEEHDDAIKTIEYAIKARKGLFVLVGEVGVGKTTLSRVLLNKLINVEVSLLLNPFLSADETLNYIATDFGLKIEGKDRGKIFQELVDFFVGLYKSNKNALIIVDESQHMSFESMEMLRQISNIEMENAKLVQILLVGQSELINKLNQDKYRQIKQRVAYWVYLKGLSLEETKAYIEFRTNQALKYRKTIFKDKAIKYIYKLTKGNPREINQLAETCLILAAANKKKKISPKEVVLAAKEYYKFDKKRLLKLGLVWLFR
- a CDS encoding tetratricopeptide repeat protein, encoding MSLIAKSLKRLEDNKKKKSGGVFQRKNSFDVFFSELTIYASLVVVLVLIFSLYSFKLYKKVEKQLRSKDFSVVEKLKNDIDIAEKKLKSKSFVKKHSCEYLLEIGKLNQMYEMAKKKNDIKYISIYYAKTNQEDKAIKNLKVYLKNHPNDEQAIAYLSYALMKKKKYRQALNELNKIRSDRYELFLDKAVIFELMGDMKNALKNYSIVLKKTHDKSLKNMIEAKIAVLRLVKD
- a CDS encoding ribonucleoside triphosphate reductase, which translates into the protein MFSRIVKRDGRIVEFDSEKITTAITKAGKATGEFDYETAKKLTIKVLDLAYRFFKGKTPTVEEIQDIVEEVLLSSPFKKTAKAYIIYREQHAQLREFKNRADVELVEQYLNKLDWEVKENSNMSFSLQGLNNYISSAITKTYWLNKIYPKEIREAHLSGDFHIHDLNSLSVYCVGWDLQDLLIKGFRGAKGKVSSKPAKHFRSALGQIVNFFYTLQGESAGAQAFSNFDTYLAPFVAYDNLSYKEVKQALQEFIFNVNVPTRVGFQCLSEDTKILSSQGWKTWQEVNEGDLIYTFNIQTKQIEIKKVESVFRREYKGKMYNLLNRSQNQLISPGHRIVRQVFNQDRYILEPIEDILKLKSPISIPTPAAACNINTDIDISDEKLKILALVLSEGSIEKTGSHRVSIYQSSTAHPSYYKEIIELLENMGLEFQERTQTSLGSCEHIRLLPKSSKIIHQWLGTNKKKFPEFLFRLSQRQARVFLETYTKGDGWNETNRTRITTTNKENAEALSVIAVLAGYNVNIKERNVSGGISKKKQYILTLTETKNDYIQSIKEVDYEGIIWSVHTVNETVIAQRNGQVFITGNTPFTNLTLDLKVPDFMKNQAVIIGGKIANHTYGEFQNEMDMINRAFMEIMSEGDADGRVFTFPIPTYNITKDFDWDNPNLEPLWQATAKYGIPYFANFINSDMSPEDARSMCCRLRLDTRELKKRGGGLFGANPLTGSIGVVTINLPRIAYLSSSEGEFFERLNSLMELAKDSLEIKRKILERFTESSLYPYSKFYLSSIKDRFDEYWKNHFSTIGLIGMHEACLNLIESPITSREGQAFAKKTLDFMREKLEQFQQETSNNYNLEATPAEGTSYRLAKLDKERYPGIKTSGDTSRPYYTNSSQLPVNYTDDVFEALELQDELQTKYTGGTVLHVFLGERLYDTKSVRLLIKTTFENYKLPYLTLTPTFSICPKHGYIAGEHLECPICKSEKEEIENQINKLKAMLKETS
- the nrdD gene encoding anaerobic ribonucleoside-triphosphate reductase produces the protein MSRDEILKKIKELEEKKKDMKVERCEVYSRVVGYLRPVQQWNDGKQEEFSQRKSFKVV
- a CDS encoding anaerobic ribonucleoside-triphosphate reductase activating protein — protein: MFGGLLRFSLIDYPGELAAVVFTLGCNFRCPYCHNPELIDGTSARIDEGEILSFLEKRKGKLTAVSITGGEPTLHKDRLFKFIQKLKKLGYKVKLDTNGTNPEIISKLLNSNLLDYIAMDVKAPLEKYSDVVDVKVNIEAIKTSINTIKNSQIAYEFRTTVVRDIITQQDIDEISKIIQGSNLFCIQNFIPSKTLNPLFKEKSGYSNKELEEMKKNAQKWVKNCILR